Part of the Ziziphus jujuba cultivar Dongzao chromosome 8, ASM3175591v1 genome is shown below.
GGTAAGGCTGATTCATCCACTGAAGGGAGTGCACAAAGGTTAGCTTTTATGTCTTCTTGTCTTTTGGTTGTTtgtaaaagtaaatataattgCCATCATTGCGATGGTATATGGAAGAAATAGAggatatttaccttttttttggaACATACTATATGTGATATATCATCTATTTATCTTAATCGATGTGAGCGAAGATTTGGATGATCTCCATTACAcatcttgttttcttttaggtTTGCAGAAAAAGAAGTTTAATATGTTATTGGAAGTTATGAATTTAAAATGGTGGACTCTTTAAGTTTATTTGTGCTTTAAGTCTTTCGTTTCTATGTTTGGCTAATATACTGTTTAGGTGCATGAGCATTTTTGTGTGTGTTGTGGGTTGGGGTTTTGGGGGGGGGGCGGCAGAGGGGCTTTGCTTGGATGAATGGTTATTTTACTGATATTATAATGCAAATGGTCTTATAGGTACCAAAAGTCAGGATCAGGGTCTCAGGAGCTTGATTTTTTCGAAGCTCATAAGGATGAGCAGTGGTACACTTTCTGGTTATGTTTATCTTGTTGTTTTGCGCTTGGTTTATCATGTCCATATGTATTCTTCTTTCCCCCTTTCGGTTTTCTTTCTAACTTTGACTTTGACTTATATGCTGATGAAGGTTCAAAGAGAAATATCATCCTACAAATTTACTTGAAGACTTTCTAAGGTGAGATCTATTGTTTGAATATTGATgatgactattattattattattattattaccacttTAATATGGTCTTAAATAGAGATAAGGGAGAAAGTGAGGGCAGGGTGGGTTTATCTCACTTGCTTTTTTAGTgctaaaatatgaataaagtcGTTTGAGAATTTTAATTGATCTATAATCTGTAATTTATTTGGTATATGATTTTTACAGGAGAAAATTACATGCTCAGATGATTGCAAGGAATTTTTTATCTGATATATCAAGAGGAATATCTGACTTGTATgatctttctttccttcatcTCTGTCATTCTTTCCATCAAATTTGAACTGTTGTAAATATCACATTTTTGTAATGTAGGAGTCCTCGTGCCACCACATTCTATTCTAGCATTGGAGCAGTGAATGGTGCTGGAGAAAGAAGGAAGCATGAATCTTCAGCTGCGCCAAAGGCCCACCCTGTCACTTGTTTGCCTACACGAATACACTCTGATATTGGGCTAGCTAGTGCCCTTGTACGAAAACTTGACACTGAGAAAGGGATTAAAGACAACGTTTTGTGCAATATTAAGTGCTATAGAGAATTTAATCGTGAATCTACGTTTCAAGTTCTTGTTGTCAAATGTTTGAAAACTGAGAGGGTCCTATATGGAGCTCAACTTCTGGACACACTTCTCACATATCTTTGGCGTGTCCATGGTGTAGATTATTATGGCATGATTGAAAGTGATGAACCTGAAGGTTTTAGGCATGTGAGGCCAGATGGTAAAGATCATGGAGAAAGCAGTGAGTCTGGGGATGAGTGGAAAGATAAActtgttttattttggtctaaAAGGTTGATTGGTCCTGTGAATCGATGGAAACTAAAGCTGAAGGGGAAACTGAAGGGGAAACTGAAGGGGAAACAGAAGGGGAAACCAAAGGGGAAGCTAGATGTGGCAGCCATTGAAGATTCATATAGGTATAAATGTGTTTGCAAAACATATGATGAAACATATGGATGGATGTATGGTTGTGTTGCCCATGGTTGTGAGGAACTTTTCCCTTCGGCTGAATTTGCGCATAAGCATTTGAAGCTAAAGCACCCAGAAGTTGAGATGGAAATCATAACATTATTTCATGAGAAAGTATATAGGCGGAACTACAAGAGGTAAGTTCAAAGTCTCTGTTCGCTGGAACTGTTCGCAGGAATTTGACCCTGAATTGTTAATCACCTTAATATCTTTTCAGTTGTCCAGATGCACTTCATGGCTCGTGGTGGACTGAGATGCCAGCCATTATATGTCAAATGCATTTACCATTGCAGTCTTTTGTGTGCTCCTAAGGAAAATAGGTAATCTGAAATTTGTCTTTCATATTTGTCTTTTATTACTTGCAATCTCCTTCCATTTAGTCGCCTTACCTCCTAACCAAAATAGAGCTGGCATTAAGATAGTTACTTCTATCTGTCCAACTGAAGAATTATTGCTGTAATTGCTCTTTCCAAATCTAGAAATGAAAAGACAAGTAAGACATTTGGACATGCAGCCACACCATGAGTCATTCGAAGTGAAATAGATCGTTATTAAAATACTATAAACTACTTGGAAACTTGGTAATTGAGGAATTTT
Proteins encoded:
- the LOC107414735 gene encoding serrate RNA effector molecule; the protein is MSGPCRADLHHGKYDKYYDEIVGGSEGFISFCDPTSMIFGGIRPCSVDGERVQNAARVAIEKHNETMGANITLKEIVRANSQIQDGVVFYLTLETLCGDETVFKEAEVQEYWDGRYEVSIFRNAIYHYKIQELELNLGGKADSSTEGSAQRYQKSGSGSQELDFFEAHKDEQWFKEKYHPTNLLEDFLRRKLHAQMIARNFLSDISRGISDLSPRATTFYSSIGAVNGAGERRKHESSAAPKAHPVTCLPTRIHSDIGLASALVRKLDTEKGIKDNVLCNIKCYREFNRESTFQVLVVKCLKTERVLYGAQLLDTLLTYLWRVHGVDYYGMIESDEPEGFRHVRPDGKDHGESSESGDEWKDKLVLFWSKRLIGPVNRWKLKLKGKLKGKLKGKQKGKPKGKLDVAAIEDSYRYKCVCKTYDETYGWMYGCVAHGCEELFPSAEFAHKHLKLKHPEVEMEIITLFHEKVYRRNYKSCPDALHGSWWTEMPAIICQMHLPLQSFVCS